The Pongo abelii isolate AG06213 chromosome 11, NHGRI_mPonAbe1-v2.0_pri, whole genome shotgun sequence genome includes a window with the following:
- the SERPINE2 gene encoding glia-derived nexin — protein sequence MNWHLPLFLLASVTLPSICSHFNPLSLEELGSNTGIQVFNQIVKSRPHDNVVISPHGIASVLGMLQLGADGRTKKQLAMVMRYGVNGVGKILKKINKAIVSKKNKDIVTVANAVFVKNASEIEVPFVTRNKDVFQCEVRNVNFEDPASACDSINAWVKNETRDMIDNLLSPDLIDGVLTRLVLVNAVYFKGLWKSRFQPENTKKRTFVAADGKSYQVPMLAQLSVFRCGSTSAPNDLWYNFIELPYHGESISMLIALPTESSTPLSAIIPHISTKTIDSWMSIMVPKRVQVILPKFTAVAQTDLKEPLKVLGITDMFDSSKANFAKITRSENLHVSHILQKAKIEVSEDGTKASAATTAILIARSSPPWFIVDRPFLFFIRHNPTGAVLFMGQINKP from the exons ATGAACTGGCAtctccccctcttcctcttgGCCTCTGTGACGCTGCCTTCCATCTGCTCCCACTTCAATCCTCTGTCTCTCGAGGAACTAGGCTCCAACACGGGGATCCAGGTTTTCAATCAGATTGTGAAGTCGAGGCCTCATGACAACGTCGTGATCTCTCCCCATGGGATTGCATCGGTCCTGGGGATGCTTCAGCTGGGGGCGGACGGCAGGACCAAGAAGCAGCTCGCCATGGTGATGAGATATGGCGTAAATG GAGTtggtaaaatattaaagaagatcAACAAGGCCATCGTCTCCAAGAAGAATAAAGACATTGTGACAGTGGCTAACGCCGTGTTTGTTAAGAATGCCTCTGAAATCGAAGTGCCTTTTGTTACAAGGAACAAAGATGTATTCCAGTGTGAGGTCCGGAATGTGAACTTTGAGgatccagcctctgcctgtgaTTCCATCAATGCATGGGTTAAAAACGAAACCAGGG ATATGATTGACAATCTGCTGTCCCCAGATCTTATTGATGGTGTGCTCACCAGACTGGTCCTCGTCAACGCAGTGTATTTCAAGGGTCTGTGGAAATCAAGGTTCCAACCTGAGAACACAAAGAAACGCACTTTTGTGGCAGCTGACGGGAAATCCTATCAAGTGCCGATGCTGGCCCAGCTCTCAGTGTTCCGGTGTG GGTCGACAAGTGCCCCCAATGATTTATGGTACAACTTCATTGAACTGCCCTACCACGGGGAAAGCATCAGCATGCTGATTGCACTGCCGACTGAGAGCTCCACTCCACTGTCTGCCATCATCCCACACATCAGCACCAAGACCATAGACAGCTGGATGAGCATCATGGTGCCCAAGAGGGTGCAGGTGATCCTGCCCAA GTTCACAGCTGTAGCACAAACAGATTTGAAGGAGCCGCTGAAAGTTCTTGGCATTACCGACATGTTTGATTCATCAAAGGCAAATTTTGCAAAAATAACAA GGTCAGAAAACCTCCATGTTTCTCATATCttgcaaaaagcaaaaattgaagtCAGTGAAGATGGAACCAAAGCTTCAGCAGCAACAA